Sequence from the Catenuloplanes indicus genome:
CTCGGGCAGCCGGTTCTACTACCTGACCGGCATCGGCGCGCTGCTGGAGCTGGCGCTGCTGCAGATGGCGATCTCCCAGTCGGTGGAGTACGGCTTCACCCCGATGATCCCGCCGGTGCTGGTCAAGCCGGAGTCGATGGAGGGCACCGGCTTCCTCGGCGCGCACGCCAGCGAGATCTACCACCTTCCGGCTGATGATCTTTATTTGGTCGGCACGTCCGAGGTGCCGCTCGCGGCGTACCACCGCGACGAGATCCTGGACCTTGCCGAGCCGCGGCGGTACGCGGGCTGGTCGACGTGTTTCCGCCGGGAGGCCGGGTCGTACGGGCGGGACACCCGCGGCATCATCCGGGTGCACCAGTTCGACAAGGTCGAGATGTTCAGCTACTGCCGGCCGGAGGAGGCGCAGGAGGAGCACCTGCGGCTGCTGGCCTGGGAGGAGCAGATGCTGGCCAAGTGCGAGCTGCCGTACCGGGTGATCGACACCGCGGCCGGCGACCTCGGCACCAGTGCGGCCCGCAAGTACGACTGCGAGGCGTGGGTGCCGTCGCAGGGCGCGTACCGCGAGCTGACCTCCACGTCGAACTGCACCACGTTCCAGGCCCGCCGGCTCAACGTGCGGTACCGGGACGCGGACGGCAAGACGCAGATCGCGGCCACGCTGAACGGGACGCTCGCCACCACCCGGTGGATCGTCGCGATCCTGGAGAACCACCAGCAGCCGGACGGCTCGGTTCGCGTGCCGAAGGGGCTGCAGCCGTTCCTGGGCGGCCGTGAGCTGCTGGAGCCGGTCATCAAGCGCTGAGGTCCTGTTGATTGCTACGTCACGGAGAAGTCGTGGTGGCGTAGCAATCGGTGAGCTATGGTTGCTCTCCCCCGCCGCCGGGAGCGGACCCGCCGTCCCCGGCGCGGGCAGGCGAGGGAGAGTGCCATGGGTATGCCTTTGGTCGTCTCAGAGGTCCGAGGCCGGGTCGGTCTGCCGAAACTGATCGCCACCGATCTGGACGGGACGCTCGTCCGGAGCGACGAGACGGTCTCCGACTTCACCCACTCCGTGCTGGACCGGGTGCGCGCGGCCGGCATACCCGTGGTCGGCGCGACCGGTCGCGGCCCGCGGCTGACGGAGCTGACCCGCAACGACATCCGGGACGCGGACTTCCTGGTGATGGCCGGCGGCGGCCGCGTGGTCGATCAGCGCGACGTGCGCGAGCCGATCGTGCTGCGCGACGCCCGGCTCTCCTCCGCGGACCTGACCCGCGCGCTCACGCTGCTGGAAGAGGCGGCGGCCGGTCCGCTGCTGGTCATGGTCGAGGCGTCGGACGCGCACGACGCGCCGCTCTGGGGAGACCTGGACCCCCACTGGCGGTACGACCGGATAGAGCAGCGTTCCCGCGTCGAGTGCCTGGACTGCGACGTGATCAAGGCGTTCGCCCGGGCCCCGCACCTGGACGTGGACGACCTGCTGGCCCGCGCACAGGCGGTCATCCCGCCGTCGCTGGCGTCGGTCACCCAGGCCGGCCTCGGCTACGTGGAGATCGCGCCGCCCGGCGTGGACAAGGCGAGCGGCCTGGCCGTTGTCGCGGCGCACCTCGGCGTCGACCCGGCGGACGTGCTCGTCTTCGGCGACATGCCCAACGACCTGCCGATGTTCCGCTGGGCGGGCTGGGGCCGGGTCGCGGTGACGAACGCGCACCCGTCCGTGCGCGCGGCCGCCGACGAGATCACGCTGCGCAACGACGACGACGGGGTGGCGGTCTACCTCGATCGGCTACTCTCGCTCTGATGAGCAGCCCGCCGCGCCTGGTCGCCACGGACATCGACGGCACGCTGGTGCGCAGTGACCGCACGATCAGCGCGCGGACCATCTCCGTGCTGGAGCGGGTGAGCGCGTCCGGGGTGCCGGTCGTGCTGGTCACCGGGCGCCCGATCCGCTGGCTGAACCAGGTCTACGACCAGCTCGGCGCGCTGCTGCCGGCGGTCTGCGCGAACGGTGCGGTGATCTACGACCCGGACACGGACACGCCGCTGCACACCGCACCGATGGACCCGGAGATGCTGTCCCGGATCGCGGAGCGGCTGCGGGCGGAGATCCCGGGCATCGTGCTCGCGGTCGAGATCGAGGACAGCCGGCACATGCTGCACGAGGAGGAGTGGCCGGTCCGGTGGGAGTCCGGGCTGCCCACGATCCGGGTGGCCGGCTCGCCGGAGGAGATCACGTCCGCGCCCGCGGTGAAGCTGCTGGCCCGATCCGGCAGCCGGGACGCGGACGAGTTCGCCGCGCTGGTCAACGGGTGTCTCACCGGGCTGGCCGAGGCGACGCACTCGTCGTACTCCGGGCTGGTGGAGATCTCCGCGGTCGGCGTGACCAAGGCCGCCGGGCTGGAGTGGTACTGCCGGCGGCACGGCGTGGACGCGGCGGACGTGATCGCGTTCGGCGACATGCCGAACGACCTGCCGATGCTCACCTGGGTGGGCCGGCCGGTCGCGATGGCGAACGGGCACCCGGCCGTCCTCGAGATCGCCGCGGACACCACCCTGTCCAACGACGAGGACGGCGTCGCGGCGTACCTCGAGAAGGTCTTTCGTCTCTAGAGGTATTGGCCGGTCCGGCCGTGGCCGCCGGCGTCCGTGTTCGGCGTCATGCCGGGCGGCAGGCCGCCGGGGCCGGCCGGCAGCGCGGGGCGGCCGCCGCGCATCTGCTCCAGCTGCAGCCGGGCCGCCATCTGCTGGGCGACGAGCGCGGCCTGGATGCCATGGAACAGGCCCTCCAGCCAGCCGACCAGCTGGGCCTGGGCGATGCGCAGCTCGGCGTCACTCGGCGGCGTGTCGCCCTCGAACGGCAGCGACAGCCGTTCGAGTTCCTCGCGCAGCTCCGGGGCGAGGCCGTCCTCCAGCTCGGCGATCGAGCGCTGGTGGATCTCGCGCAGCCGGCCGCGGCTCGCCTCGTCCAGCGGCGCGGCCTTGACCTCCTCCAGCAACTGCTTGATCATGCTGCCGATCCGCATGACCTTCGCCGGCTGCTCGATCAGGCGGGACGGGTCCTCGGCCTCGGCCGCGTCGCCGGCCGTGACGGTGCCCAGCGGGCTGCCGTCCGGCCCGACCACGAGCACGGTGCCGTCCTTCTCTTCGTTCGTGCTGGGGGTTGCCTCGCTCATGGCTCCCATCTTCGCGCACCGGCCGCGGTGCCCGCCAAGCGCCGCCGGTCCGGCATTGATACGACGCAATGTCCCAGGATTGGGGCATTGACGAAGTCCCCTCGAACAGGTAGACACCGCAGTGACCCGGAGATCGGAAACTGTTTCAGGTGGGAGCGAACGCGTGTCGCACATGGACCGACGGCGGGCACTGCGCATTTTCACGGGGCTTGGCGCAGGGATCGGAATGGCGGGAATGTCCGGTGTGGTTGCCGGTTGTGGCGGCGGCGACACCGAGGACGGGGCTACCGGCAAGATCACCGACAAGGTGCTCAAGGTCGGCGTGATCGCGCCACTCAGTGGTGACCGGCAGCCGGCCGGCGACGAGATCATCAACGGCCTGAAGCTCTACCTCGACTTCAACGACGGCCTGCTCGGCGGGCATCCGATAGAGCTGGTCACCGCGGAGGAGGGCGACACCAAGGAGACCTCCGCGGCCGCCGCGGATCAGTTGATCAATAGTGGCGTGGTCGCGGTCGTCGGGGTCAGCAATTCGATGCTGGTGAAATCGGTCAGCGAGAAGATCGAAAGTGCCAAGATCCCGATGTTGGGTACCGGCGGTGGCCCGGCCAGCGTGAGCAGCGCGGTTTTCACCTGGTCCACGTCGTACGTAGACGACGAACCGGGCGAAGCACTCGGAACGTATATGAAAACCACGGTGAAGAGCGGCAAGATCGCAATGATCGCGCCGGCCACCAGCGGGCGGGACGCGGTCGACGGGTTCCGCAGTGCGTTCGGCAACAGCGAGCCGCAGATCTCCGACGGGCCGATCTGGATGCCGGACACGTACAACCCGTCCGCCGGCGAGCTGATCGAGGCCATCGAGGCGATCGAGCAGCTGAACGCGGACGTGCTGTTCTGCCACGCGTTCGGGCCGGCCGCGGTCACGCTGGTCAAGCAGATGCGCGCGTCCGGGCTGGACCAGCCGATCTACGCGCCCGGGCTGTTCACCGAGGGCACGAACCTGGCGCAGATGGACGCGCTGGCCGAGGGCATCTTCACCGCGCACAACTACGCGGCGGACCTGGCCAACACGTTCAACCAGCGGTTCGCGGACAACTACCGGCGGCGCTTCTCCGCGATCCCGACCGCGGCGTCGGTGGCCGCGTACGACGCCGGCCAGGTGCTGGACCGCGCGATCGGGATCACCAAGACCGAGGGGCCGAGCGCGCAGGACATCAACCGGGCGATCGGCCAGGTCGGCACGATCGACAGCCCGCGCGGGTCGTGGCAGTTCAACCAGCCGCGGGCACCGCAGCAGAAGTGGTACCTGCGCGAGGTCCGCCGCGACGGCACCCAGCTGGCCAACGTGCTGATCTCCGAACTGTCGACCCTCGGTTAGCGGCGCAGCTCCGCGACGCAGCACTTGACGCTGCCGCCGCCCTTCTTCAGCTCGGTGAGTTCGACCGGGACCGGGGTGAAACCGGCGGCGGCCAGCTTCGTGGCGAGGGCGGCGGCGTCGCTGTTGAGCACCACATGGCGGCCGTCGCTGACCAGGTTCAGGCCGAAGTCCAGCGCGTCCGCCTCGTCGGCGAGCACGGCGTCCGGGAAGAGCCGGTGCAGCACGCGCTGCGAGCCCGCGGAGAACGCGCCGGGGTAGTAGACGATCGTGCGGTCGTCCAGCGCGGCGAGCGCGGTGTCCAGGTGGTAGAAGCGTGGGTCGGCCAGGTGCAGCGGGACGATCGGGCGGCCGAGCACCTCCACCGCCTCGGCGTGCGCGGGCGGTGCGGTGCGGAAGCCGTACCCGGCCAGGATGAGCCCGCCCGCGACGCCCGGCAGGTAGGCGAAGTCGCCCTCACCCTCGTTGATCTCGGCCGGCTCGGTGTGCGGCCAGCCGTGCGCGGCGTAGAACGCACGGTGCGCCGCCGCCTCGGCGCCGCGCTGCGGGTACCGGAAGCGCGCACCGTAGGCGACGCCGTCGACCGTGAACGCGCCGTTCGCCGCGAAGACCATGTCCGGCAGACTCGGGTCGGGATCCAGGGTGTGCACGGTGTGGCCCAGCTCGACCAGAATCTCTCGCAGCCGCTCCCACTGCTTGACCGCGAGATCAGCGTCGACCGGCACGGCCGTGTCCATCCACGGGTTGATCTCGTACTCGACGCGGAAGAACTGCGGCGAGCACATCAGATAAGTCCGACAAATGGGCTTACGTTCCCCGACCATCATGCCTCTAGACAGTAGGTACGCTCAAGCGCGGGAAACAGATCCATTCGCTGCGTGAAAGGAGCGGATCGTTGCAGATAGACGCCGTCGATCAGCAGATCATTGCGTCACTGGTGGCGGACGCCCGCTCCTCCTACTCCGAGATCGGCACACGCGTCTCGCTCTCCGCCCCCGCCGTCAAACGCCGCGTCGATCGTCTGCGCGCCGCCGGCGTGATCAAGGGATTCACCACGGTCGTCGACCCGGCCGCCGTCGGCTGGCACACCGAGGCCTTCGTCGAGCTCTTCTGCACCGGCCGCACCACCCCCGCCCAGATCACGGTCGCGGCCCGCCGCCACCCCGAGGTCCTCGCCGCCTACACCGTCTCCGGCGAGGCCGACGCGATCGTGCACCTCCGCGCCGCCGACATGGCCCACCTCGAACAGGCCCTGGAACGCCTCCGCGCCGAACAGTTCGTCACCTCGACCCGCAGCATGATCGTCCTGTCCCGCCTGGTGTCCAGCATCTGACCGGCCCCGCGGCCGAAACGACCTTTCTGCCCATTCCCAGCGTGGTGGCGTTCCGTATGCTCCCGCGGGCAAACCTTGCCGAGGCCTCCGACTCCGCTGGCTCCGCTCCGCCCGCGGCAACGGAGCCAGCTCCGCCGCACCCGAGACGAGCCGCAATTCCCGCGGCGCGCATGTCACCTCGCGCGTTCCGTTCCTGCGTGGCCGGGAGGAGCCACGGCATCCGCGGGCGTGCGCTGTGTCTCGTCGCCGAGCCGCGATTCCCGCCGCCGCGCGCTTTCCGTTTCCCGCGTGGCTGGGGAGGACGCGGCCGCGGACGTGCGCGGTCTCCGCGTGACCGGGCCGAACGGCGATCCTCGCCGCCGCGGACGTCACCTCACGCGTTCCGTTTCGCGCGTGGCCGGAAGGGCGGCCGGCGACCCAGCACGGCCGGCGCCGCAACACGGCCGGGGGCGGCGAGCGCGAGCGAGCCGGGGGTGGGGGATGAGAGACAGAGGCCGGCGGCGTGTGGGAAGGGGCCGCGCCGGAAGTGGGAAGAGCGGTTGGGCTGGTGGGTTCTCGGTTTGGGAGGGTGGGGACGGGTCAGGTGGCGGGGACCGGGGACGGGTGGGTGATGCGATCGGCGCCGGTGTAGACGTTCATGCTGGTGCCGCGGAGGAAGCCGATCAGGGTCATGCCGGCCTCCTCGGCGAGGTCGACCGCGAGTGTGCTGGGGGCGGAGACCGCAGCGAGCAGGGGCAGGCCGGCCATCCAGGCTTTCTGGGTGAGTTCGAAGCTGGCACGGCCGGAGACCATCAGCAGGTGGCCGGTGAGCGGCACCCGGCCGGCGCGCAATGCCCAGCCGACCACCTTGTCGACCGCGTTGTGCCGGCCGACGTCCTCGCGGATGGCCAGCAGCTCGCCGTCGGCGTCGAAGATCGCGGCGGCGTGCAGGCCGCCGGTGCGCTCGAATGCGCGCTGGCGCTCGCGCAGCCGGTCCGGCAGGCCGGCCAGCACCCGGGGTGAGACGCGCATCGGGTCGGCCGCGACCGGGTGCACCGAGCGGGTCCGGATCGCGTCGATGCTGGCTTTGCCGCAGACGCCGCACGACGACGTGGTGTAGAAGTTCCGGCTCGGGTCGGTGACCGGCGGCGGCACGTCCGCGGCCAGCACCACGTCGACCACGTTGTACGTGTTCGGCTGGTCGGTGCCGGCGCAGAGCTGCGCGGTCAGCACGTCGTCGGCGGAGCGGATCACGCCCTCGGTGAACAGGAAGCCGAGCGCGAGGTCCAGATCGTCGCCGGGGGTCCGCATGGTGACGGCCAGCGGCGCCCGCCGGCCGGGACCGGCCGGCCCGACCCGGATCTCGAACGGTTCCTCCGCACTCAACGTGTCCGGCCGTCGCCGCACCGATCCGTCGCCGTCCACGTCGATCCGCACGACCGTGCGCCGATCCGTCGCTCTGCCCACACCACCACCGTATCCCCGCCCCCGGACCGGCAACACCGGCGATCGTCCGGCGGTTGGCCGGTTACGTTCGACGGCATGGATGCGCGCGACTGTGGCGTGGTGGTGCTCGCCGGCGGCCGGGGAAGCCGGCTCGGCGGCGTGGTCAAGCCCGGTCTCCCGGTGGGCGGCCGGACGATGCTGTCCCGGGTGCTGGACGCGACGGCGGCGCTGTCGCCCCGCGTGGTGGTCGGTCCGGACACGCTCACACTGCCAGCCGGTGTGCTGCGCACCGTGGAGTCGCCGCCCGGTGGCGGACCGGTCGCGGGCGCCGCCGCCGGCCTGTCCGTACTGGTCCGCGCGGACCCCGGCACCCGGTTGGTCGCGCTGCTCGCCGGAGACCTGCCGATGCTCACCCCCGCCGCGCTCGGCACGCTGGCGGCCCCGCTCACGCCACCCACCGCGCACCGGACCGTGGAAAGCCGCCCGCCGGCCGGCGCGGCCGGTTATGTGGACGGAGTCTGCTTTGTGGACGCGGGCGGGCGACGGCAGCTGTTGTGCGGGGTGTGGCGGGTGCCGGCGCTGGTGGCGGCGCTGGACGGGCTGGCGGGCGAGCGCGGTGGCCTGGACGGTGCGTCGATGCGCGCGTTGTTCGCACGGCTGCGGGTACGGGAGGAGACGTGGGGCGGATCCGGTGTGCCGCCGTGGTTCGACTGCGACACGGAGGAGGATCTACGACGGGCGGAGACCTGGGCCGCCGAGAACCCCTGACCGGTGGAGGCGAACTGTGGCGGGACTCGATGGACTGGACGAGTGGGTGGTGACCGCGGCCGTGGAGCTGGGTCTGGAACCGGCCGACGTGCCGGTGGGCCTGGTGCTCGACCTGGCCAAGGACGTGGCGCACAACGTGGTGCGGCCGGGGGCGCCGGTGACCGCGTTCCTGCTGGGATTGGCGGTGGGCCGGGGCGCGGACCCGACGGACGCGGCGGCCCGGCTCGCCGAGCTCGCGCGGCAGTGGCCGACACCGTCCTGAGCTGATCGAACAAAAGACGCACGCACTCCCGGACGGAGACGGCCCCTCGGTAGGGTGACCCTGAGGGACGGAGGCGGAGAACATGGCAGCGGCGAACGACCAACCGGCCAAGCAGGCCGACCAGATGAGCGAGCACATCCTGCTCGACGAGCCCACTACGTCCGACCTGCGAGGCAAGGTCACCGACGCGTGGAACGAGTTCGCTCGTGCGCTCGCCGGCGTGCTCCCGTCGCTGCCCGAGGGCGCCTACGTAGAGCTGACGCTGGATCCGACCGCATCCGGCGTGGGGGAGGCCGTCTACTCCGTGACCATCTCGGTCAAGGAGGACGGGCACGTCTTCGCGTTCGCGGTCAGCAACGCCCAGCTGCCCGAGGGCTACCGAATGGACCGGGCCGCGGTCGCGGAGATGGTCGCGCTCGGCTGGTCGCCACCCGGCGTGGTGGAGGGCTCGGGCGGCCAGTTCGGCCTGCGGACGAACATGGCCGGCGCATCTCGGCTGGCCACCACGGTCGCGCGCACGCTGCGCGACATCTACGGCGCGCCGCACCCGGCGTTCGTGGTCTACCTCGTGCACGACAGCGAGGACGAGCCGATCGACGCGCCGCCGCTGGGCACCGCGCGGCACGAGCCGACGATCGGCGACATCGAGCGCGCGGAGCTCGACCTGGAAGAGGCGCTGATCTCCGGTAAGGACGGGGATCCGCTGGCCGGCTTCGAGCTGGAGGACCAGGTCAAAATGGTCATCAGCTCGATGACGAAGATCTCCGTCGAGCAGCTGCAGGTGGACGCGGACGGCGACATCGGCATCCGGGCCGGCTCCGCGATGGTCTTCGTCCGGGTGCGCGACAACCCGCCGCTGGTGGACGTGTTCTCGCCGATCCTGACCGAGATCGAGCCGACCGAGCAGCTGTACGTGAAGCTCTCCGAGCTGACCAACCGCATGCCGATCGGCCGGCTCTACTGCGCGAACGACACGGTGTGGGCGTCGATCCCGGTCTTCGGCCGCAACTTCCAGGCCACCCACCTGATGCTGGCGGTGCAGGTGATGACCGGACTGGCCGACGAGCTGGACGACCGGCTGCACGGCGAGTTCGGCGGCAAGCGGTTCTTCGGCGAGGGCGACAAGCCGCCGGTGAAGGAGCCGGAGGACCACCGTACCGGCATGTACCTCTGAGCTGACGGAACGGCCGGGCGCACGCCGCCGTCCAACCGGGCATGACTGTGTCCCGGCGAAGCCCGGCCGTTCTCGCGCTGCTGCTGGCGCTGACGGCCTGCACGTCGTCCTCGGACGACACTCACGACGCTCCGCCGGTGTCGCCGGCGGAGGGACTGCGACTCGTCTCATACGACTCCTGCCCCGGCCTCTACGACACGCTGCGGGCAGCCGCCGCGGCGGACGTCGGCCCGTACGGCTTCGCGGGCGACGACGTGGTGATGCCGGCCGACGCGGCGCGGGACGGTCCCGCGCCGGTGCCGAACGGGTCCGACCTCGCAGCCGGCAACGCGTTCTCCGGTACGAACACGCACGAGCGCGGCGTGGACGAGCCCGACTTGATCAAGACGGACGGCCGCCGGATCGTCACGGTCGCGGTGCGCAACGGCGTTCCGGTGCTCCGGGTGGTCGACGCGGCGTCCCGCGCGCAGACCGGCGAGCTGCGGCTGACCGACGCGTACGGCGTCTCGGACCTGCTGCTGTCCGGTGATCGCGCACTGGTGTTGACCGCACCGGACGCGCCCGTCTCCGTGCCGAACGGGTTCGCCGAGGACACCCGCGGCTGGCCGGTGCCGCAACAGTCCCGGCTGGACCTGCGCCTGATCGACCTGACCGCCGCGCCACGCCAGATCGGCCGGTACGCGATGGACGGCTCGCTGGTCGACGCGCGGCAGACCGGCGGTACCGCCCGCGTCGTGGTGCGCTCGTCGCCACGCATCGAGTTCCCGCTGGACCGGCCGGACGTGGACGTGAACCGCCGGATCGTGGCGGAGGCCGGGGACGACGTGTGGCTGCCCCGCTTCGAGGTGACCGCGCCGGACGGCTCGGTCACCACCGGCACGGTCCCGTGCGCGCGGGTGAGCCGGCCCGCCTCGTACGACGGGGTGCGCATGCTGACCATGCTGAGCTTCGACCTGGCCGCCACCGCGCTGGCCGACGGCACGCCGGTGACCGTGGTCGCGGACGGCGACACCGTCTACGGCACGGCCACCAGCCTCTACGTCGCGGACGGCGGCGTGGACCGGACCGAGATCTACCGCTTCGACACCGGCGGCGGCACGCCCCGGTAC
This genomic interval carries:
- the serS gene encoding serine--tRNA ligase; the protein is MIDLRLLRDNPDVLRASQRQRGESDSVVDELLAADESRRSAVQRFESLRAEQKTLGKQIPKAAPDEKATLLARTKELATEVKAAEAAVGEAEAELKRAQFAIPNLVEDGAPAGGEDDYVVLREVTPDGRLGADRDPGFKIKDHLELGESLGAIDMERGAKVSGSRFYYLTGIGALLELALLQMAISQSVEYGFTPMIPPVLVKPESMEGTGFLGAHASEIYHLPADDLYLVGTSEVPLAAYHRDEILDLAEPRRYAGWSTCFRREAGSYGRDTRGIIRVHQFDKVEMFSYCRPEEAQEEHLRLLAWEEQMLAKCELPYRVIDTAAGDLGTSAARKYDCEAWVPSQGAYRELTSTSNCTTFQARRLNVRYRDADGKTQIAATLNGTLATTRWIVAILENHQQPDGSVRVPKGLQPFLGGRELLEPVIKR
- a CDS encoding HAD family hydrolase translates to MPLVVSEVRGRVGLPKLIATDLDGTLVRSDETVSDFTHSVLDRVRAAGIPVVGATGRGPRLTELTRNDIRDADFLVMAGGGRVVDQRDVREPIVLRDARLSSADLTRALTLLEEAAAGPLLVMVEASDAHDAPLWGDLDPHWRYDRIEQRSRVECLDCDVIKAFARAPHLDVDDLLARAQAVIPPSLASVTQAGLGYVEIAPPGVDKASGLAVVAAHLGVDPADVLVFGDMPNDLPMFRWAGWGRVAVTNAHPSVRAAADEITLRNDDDGVAVYLDRLLSL
- a CDS encoding HAD family hydrolase encodes the protein MSSPPRLVATDIDGTLVRSDRTISARTISVLERVSASGVPVVLVTGRPIRWLNQVYDQLGALLPAVCANGAVIYDPDTDTPLHTAPMDPEMLSRIAERLRAEIPGIVLAVEIEDSRHMLHEEEWPVRWESGLPTIRVAGSPEEITSAPAVKLLARSGSRDADEFAALVNGCLTGLAEATHSSYSGLVEISAVGVTKAAGLEWYCRRHGVDAADVIAFGDMPNDLPMLTWVGRPVAMANGHPAVLEIAADTTLSNDEDGVAAYLEKVFRL
- a CDS encoding bacterial proteasome activator family protein codes for the protein MGAMSEATPSTNEEKDGTVLVVGPDGSPLGTVTAGDAAEAEDPSRLIEQPAKVMRIGSMIKQLLEEVKAAPLDEASRGRLREIHQRSIAELEDGLAPELREELERLSLPFEGDTPPSDAELRIAQAQLVGWLEGLFHGIQAALVAQQMAARLQLEQMRGGRPALPAGPGGLPPGMTPNTDAGGHGRTGQYL
- a CDS encoding ABC transporter substrate-binding protein, whose protein sequence is MSGVVAGCGGGDTEDGATGKITDKVLKVGVIAPLSGDRQPAGDEIINGLKLYLDFNDGLLGGHPIELVTAEEGDTKETSAAAADQLINSGVVAVVGVSNSMLVKSVSEKIESAKIPMLGTGGGPASVSSAVFTWSTSYVDDEPGEALGTYMKTTVKSGKIAMIAPATSGRDAVDGFRSAFGNSEPQISDGPIWMPDTYNPSAGELIEAIEAIEQLNADVLFCHAFGPAAVTLVKQMRASGLDQPIYAPGLFTEGTNLAQMDALAEGIFTAHNYAADLANTFNQRFADNYRRRFSAIPTAASVAAYDAGQVLDRAIGITKTEGPSAQDINRAIGQVGTIDSPRGSWQFNQPRAPQQKWYLREVRRDGTQLANVLISELSTLG
- the ddaH gene encoding dimethylargininase produces the protein MVGERKPICRTYLMCSPQFFRVEYEINPWMDTAVPVDADLAVKQWERLREILVELGHTVHTLDPDPSLPDMVFAANGAFTVDGVAYGARFRYPQRGAEAAAHRAFYAAHGWPHTEPAEINEGEGDFAYLPGVAGGLILAGYGFRTAPPAHAEAVEVLGRPIVPLHLADPRFYHLDTALAALDDRTIVYYPGAFSAGSQRVLHRLFPDAVLADEADALDFGLNLVSDGRHVVLNSDAAALATKLAAAGFTPVPVELTELKKGGGSVKCCVAELRR
- a CDS encoding Lrp/AsnC family transcriptional regulator, with protein sequence MQIDAVDQQIIASLVADARSSYSEIGTRVSLSAPAVKRRVDRLRAAGVIKGFTTVVDPAAVGWHTEAFVELFCTGRTTPAQITVAARRHPEVLAAYTVSGEADAIVHLRAADMAHLEQALERLRAEQFVTSTRSMIVLSRLVSSI
- the fdhD gene encoding formate dehydrogenase accessory sulfurtransferase FdhD, which gives rise to MGRATDRRTVVRIDVDGDGSVRRRPDTLSAEEPFEIRVGPAGPGRRAPLAVTMRTPGDDLDLALGFLFTEGVIRSADDVLTAQLCAGTDQPNTYNVVDVVLAADVPPPVTDPSRNFYTTSSCGVCGKASIDAIRTRSVHPVAADPMRVSPRVLAGLPDRLRERQRAFERTGGLHAAAIFDADGELLAIREDVGRHNAVDKVVGWALRAGRVPLTGHLLMVSGRASFELTQKAWMAGLPLLAAVSAPSTLAVDLAEEAGMTLIGFLRGTSMNVYTGADRITHPSPVPAT
- the mobA gene encoding molybdenum cofactor guanylyltransferase, coding for MDARDCGVVVLAGGRGSRLGGVVKPGLPVGGRTMLSRVLDATAALSPRVVVGPDTLTLPAGVLRTVESPPGGGPVAGAAAGLSVLVRADPGTRLVALLAGDLPMLTPAALGTLAAPLTPPTAHRTVESRPPAGAAGYVDGVCFVDAGGRRQLLCGVWRVPALVAALDGLAGERGGLDGASMRALFARLRVREETWGGSGVPPWFDCDTEEDLRRAETWAAENP
- a CDS encoding DUF6457 domain-containing protein yields the protein MAGLDGLDEWVVTAAVELGLEPADVPVGLVLDLAKDVAHNVVRPGAPVTAFLLGLAVGRGADPTDAAARLAELARQWPTPS
- a CDS encoding T3SS (YopN, CesT) and YbjN peptide-binding chaperone 1, which codes for MAAANDQPAKQADQMSEHILLDEPTTSDLRGKVTDAWNEFARALAGVLPSLPEGAYVELTLDPTASGVGEAVYSVTISVKEDGHVFAFAVSNAQLPEGYRMDRAAVAEMVALGWSPPGVVEGSGGQFGLRTNMAGASRLATTVARTLRDIYGAPHPAFVVYLVHDSEDEPIDAPPLGTARHEPTIGDIERAELDLEEALISGKDGDPLAGFELEDQVKMVISSMTKISVEQLQVDADGDIGIRAGSAMVFVRVRDNPPLVDVFSPILTEIEPTEQLYVKLSELTNRMPIGRLYCANDTVWASIPVFGRNFQATHLMLAVQVMTGLADELDDRLHGEFGGKRFFGEGDKPPVKEPEDHRTGMYL
- a CDS encoding beta-propeller domain-containing protein; this translates as MTVSRRSPAVLALLLALTACTSSSDDTHDAPPVSPAEGLRLVSYDSCPGLYDTLRAAAAADVGPYGFAGDDVVMPADAARDGPAPVPNGSDLAAGNAFSGTNTHERGVDEPDLIKTDGRRIVTVAVRNGVPVLRVVDAASRAQTGELRLTDAYGVSDLLLSGDRALVLTAPDAPVSVPNGFAEDTRGWPVPQQSRLDLRLIDLTAAPRQIGRYAMDGSLVDARQTGGTARVVVRSSPRIEFPLDRPDVDVNRRIVAEAGDDVWLPRFEVTAPDGSVTTGTVPCARVSRPASYDGVRMLTMLSFDLAATALADGTPVTVVADGDTVYGTATSLYVADGGVDRTEIYRFDTGGGTPRYAASGVVPGRLLNQYALSEWNGSLRAATTVDAHNSSSVTVLTQRGTALALAGTVGDLGRGETIHSVRFLEDRGYVVTFRRTDPLYAIDLRDPARPVVTGELKIPGYSAYLHPAAPGRLIGVGQDATAEGRITGLQVSLFDVTDPGAPARLAQHHLPAAGSAAEFDPHAFLFWPATGHLVVPVAGHTGAAAAALVLRLTGDTLAEAGTLAQPDGSPVTRSLVVGDTLWTAGPGGLHAVSLATLEDLAWLPT